One Nitrososphaerota archaeon genomic window, ACACGTATTCTCTACATTTTCTACAATAATATTTTCTAAGATGTGGTATATATATTGTTTCTCCACCACAAATATAGCATTTAGGAGAGGTTTCAGCTCCAGTAATTAAAGTAGGCATTTTTTTCACGGTTATAATATCAAATACATAATAATTTGAGAAAAAAGCAAAGATAGAGGAAAAAAGAATATAATAAAAACCGATTGAAAATAATTGAAATAACTTAAAGAATGAAAAATCGATATGATATAAAGCTAAGATGATATAAAGAAATATACCTAAAAAACTTGTTACTCCACCAATTTTACCTATAAAAATAGCAATCGGTATGCTTATGATTATAAAAATAAAAATAACAAATAATGTAATATAGGTTGCAACTTTTTCAGATGCTAAAACTTGATCCATATTAAATAAAAAGAAAATTATAGAATTAACAATTGGAGATCGAATTTCTTCATAAGTAGTTATCGAACTTCCTAATGGAAGAAAAATACCAGTAATTATTAAAAGCCCACTCAATAATCCAAATAAATGAATCTTCATCTTTTTAATAATATTAGTTAAGTGTTTTTTATAAACTTTTTTTAAAAATATAGAAAATAAATAAACGAATCTATTTTAAAGCATTATTTTTTTAATAGTATTAATATACCTTATTTCTTTTAAAATACTTCCTAATGAAAGTTGAGAAAGAATGGATGGTTCTCTAAAACAATCTAATAAACATTCATTGCAATTAACATTTTTCAAAAAGAAGCTTTTTTCATTCTTTAAAACATTGAATAATTTATTTTTTAAAAAGCATGGATATACGTCTCCTTTCCAATCTATATAAAAAACATCTTTTCCTCCTTTACAATAAAATTTTGGATTTTTATTATTATAAAAATTAATTATATCTTCAAGATAAATTGAGGAATTTGCTATATCATAACCACTCTTTTTAAGAAATAATATTTTTTTAATTATTTTTTCGAGATTACGTGCTGGATAAGGTTCTTTAAGTTTATAAGTAGTAGTATTAGTAACTGAAGGATAACAAAAACCTATTGGGATTCCAAGAAAATTATTAACATATTCTACAATTTTTATAATATTATTTTCATTTAAATAAGGATTAATGTAAGTTGATGCATAAACTCTTATCCCAAGTTTTTTAGCTATTCTTATAGTATTTTCTTGTTTTTCAAGTATTCCATTAAATTTTCTTATATATTCGCTTATAGCAGGGTCCCAATGATCTATTGAAACGGATAAAGTATAAAGTCCTGCTTTAATAAGTTCTTTAAGCATTTTAGGTGAAATTGTCCCATTAGTTGTTAAAGAAGTAACAAGGTCAAGACTATTAGCATACTTGACCATTTTTACAATATCTTTATTAAGACTCGGCTCACCACCTGTAAAATAAACTATTAAAAAACCTTTTTCACTTAAAAAATTAAGTACTTTCTTAGAATCATTAAAACTTATACTCTCAGGCTTATTTTTATACATATCGCACATGATGCATCTACAATTGCATATAGTAGTTATAGCAAAAATAGCTGTTTTTTTATAACCTTTTAAAAATTTTGAAGCAATTTTTTTAAAACTAACCAATACTTATCACTTTCTTTAATTTAGCCCAAATCTTTATATGAATAATTATAGAAATTATTATAAATATGTTTTTCATAGTATGATTGAAGTTCTATGGATAATAAAATAAAGTTTGGAATAATAATACCTCAGGGTTGGTTTATAGATTTACCCTCAGAATTAC contains:
- a CDS encoding radical SAM protein yields the protein MVSFKKIASKFLKGYKKTAIFAITTICNCRCIMCDMYKNKPESISFNDSKKVLNFLSEKGFLIVYFTGGEPSLNKDIVKMVKYANSLDLVTSLTTNGTISPKMLKELIKAGLYTLSVSIDHWDPAISEYIRKFNGILEKQENTIRIAKKLGIRVYASTYINPYLNENNIIKIVEYVNNFLGIPIGFCYPSVTNTTTYKLKEPYPARNLEKIIKKILFLKKSGYDIANSSIYLEDIINFYNNKNPKFYCKGGKDVFYIDWKGDVYPCFLKNKLFNVLKNEKSFFLKNVNCNECLLDCFREPSILSQLSLGSILKEIRYINTIKKIML